From one Lotus japonicus ecotype B-129 chromosome 3, LjGifu_v1.2 genomic stretch:
- the LOC130742383 gene encoding uncharacterized protein LOC130742383, with the protein MCCKDFHDAAEDRYVLQRVCLDKFPLVQWLPNDKTTLFLNRCRESGNIESLYREGLRKYFDYPNGNIEGGLEILKIAAQKGHNETKYVYGMISLCSEDNKLRKQGLEYMRYLRRSKCVVSSRNRVKQLLDFMWKNNGTLGRNQNHLCNSKNTCKGWRVKMGRWVLLDDDDDDDDDISLCEYCRWDHELEIFHRFFNVR; encoded by the coding sequence ATGTGTTGCAAAGATTTTCATGATGCTGCTGAAGATAGATACGTTTTGCAAAGAGTTTGTTTAGACAAGTTTCCGTTAGTACAGTGGCTTCCTAATGACAAAACAACATTGTTCTTGAACCGTTGTCGGGAATCTGGAAACATAGAGAGTTTGTATAGAGAAGGGCTGCGAAAATATTTTGATTATCCAAATGGAAATATTGAAGGTGGTCTTGAGATCTTGAAAATAGCTGCTCAAAAGGGTCATAATGAAACAAAATATGTGTATGGTATGATTTCATTATGCTCTGAAGAcaataaattgagaaaacaaGGTCTTGAGTATATGCGTTATCTGAGGAGGTCCAAGTGTGTTGTAAGCTCTAGAAACAGAGTAAAACAATTATTGGACTTTATGTGGAAAAACAATGGAACATTGGGACGCAATCAAAACCATCTATGTAACTCTAAGAACACATGCAAAGGGTGGAGAGTGAAGATGGGTAGATGGGTATTACTAGATGACGacgacgatgatgatgatgacattagcttGTGTGAATATTGTAGATGGGATCATGAGCTAGAGATTTTTCATCGATTTTTCAATGTTCGTTAG